The proteins below come from a single Agrococcus beijingensis genomic window:
- a CDS encoding amidohydrolase family protein → MGTLIRGGDVITMDASTGSRAVRRDIRIADGTIVAIAPALEAQPGDEVMDASALLITPGFVNAHTHSWEYLYKGRYDNLPLELWMLLSYPILGGSPLTPDVIRLRTLMFAMESMKNGVTTLVDDVLETPGQDAAQLAAVVDAYEAIGIRANVSGHIINRPFVDTLPFVVDWLPDDVVRQVRAQQVLTASEYLDFSRQAFAAHHGRADGRLRYMVAPSGPQRCTDDLLVGANALAQEFDAEMHIHVLETKTQAVTGPELYGRSLVQHLDEIGALSRSTTFAHGIWVDDDDIARIAAKQVSVSHNAISNLKLGSGILPWRDYHRHGVNLGLGTDGCSSSDTPRLMEVMKMAALLHKVTEPDFDAWPTVDEVLTAATIGGARSAVLDHAVGSLEVGKRADLTMFDTSTLAFLPRNTLENHLVYSENGSSIVRVMVDGVVTVEHGRLTLIDEDAVIAEFLAVAGRIREEQDRLDQINRVFVPAFARMHAETARRDVGVNRWTGDERSWLAGALAR, encoded by the coding sequence ATGGGCACGCTCATCCGCGGCGGCGACGTCATCACGATGGATGCGTCGACCGGGTCGCGCGCGGTGCGCCGCGACATCCGGATCGCCGACGGCACGATCGTCGCGATCGCGCCCGCCCTCGAGGCGCAGCCGGGGGACGAGGTGATGGATGCGTCGGCGCTGCTGATCACGCCCGGCTTCGTGAATGCGCACACCCACTCGTGGGAGTACCTCTACAAGGGCCGCTACGACAACCTGCCGCTCGAGCTGTGGATGCTGCTGTCGTACCCGATCCTCGGCGGCTCGCCGCTCACCCCCGACGTCATCCGGCTGCGCACCCTGATGTTCGCGATGGAGTCGATGAAGAACGGCGTGACGACGCTCGTCGACGATGTGCTCGAGACGCCGGGCCAGGATGCGGCGCAGCTGGCGGCGGTCGTCGACGCGTACGAGGCGATCGGCATCCGCGCCAACGTCTCGGGCCACATCATCAACCGTCCGTTCGTCGACACGCTGCCGTTCGTCGTCGACTGGCTGCCGGACGACGTCGTGCGGCAGGTGCGGGCCCAGCAGGTGCTCACGGCGTCCGAGTACCTCGACTTCTCGCGGCAGGCGTTCGCGGCGCACCACGGCCGGGCCGACGGCCGGCTGCGCTACATGGTGGCGCCCTCTGGTCCGCAGCGCTGCACCGACGACCTGCTCGTGGGTGCCAACGCCCTCGCCCAGGAGTTCGACGCCGAGATGCACATCCATGTGCTCGAGACGAAGACGCAGGCGGTCACGGGCCCGGAGCTCTACGGCCGCTCGCTCGTGCAGCACCTCGACGAGATCGGCGCGCTGTCGCGCAGCACCACGTTCGCGCACGGCATCTGGGTGGATGACGACGACATCGCGCGCATCGCGGCGAAGCAGGTCTCGGTGTCGCACAACGCGATCTCAAACCTCAAGCTGGGGTCGGGCATCCTGCCGTGGCGCGACTACCACCGCCACGGGGTCAACCTCGGACTGGGCACGGACGGCTGCTCGTCGAGCGACACCCCGCGGCTCATGGAGGTCATGAAGATGGCCGCGCTGCTGCACAAGGTGACGGAGCCCGACTTCGACGCCTGGCCGACGGTCGACGAGGTGCTCACGGCGGCGACGATCGGCGGCGCCCGCTCGGCCGTGCTCGACCACGCGGTCGGCTCGCTAGAAGTCGGCAAGCGAGCCGACCTCACGATGTTCGACACGAGCACGCTCGCGTTCCTGCCCCGCAACACGCTCGAGAACCACCTCGTCTACAGCGAGAACGGGTCCTCGATCGTGCGGGTCATGGTCGATGGCGTCGTCACCGTCGAGCACGGTCGCCTGACCCTCATCGACGAGGATGCGGTGATCGCCGAGTTCCTCGCGGTCGCCGGCCGCATCCGGGAGGAGCAGGACCGGCTTGACCAGATCAACCGCGTCTTCGTGCCCGCGTTCGCCCGGATGCACGCCGAGACGGCGCGGCGCGACGTCGGGGTGAACCGCTGGACCGGAGACGAGCGCTCCTGGCTGGCTGGGGCACTCGCCCGCTGA
- a CDS encoding TerC family protein translates to MDFSFEFTPDLIAIFLTLFVLEIVLGVDNVIFISILAAKLPPEQQAKARNLGLTLAMVMRIGLVLLAGWIITLNNDLFTVFGMGFSGRELILIGGGGFLIYKAVHEIHLKLEGEEEHASSAVKATFGAVLTQILLMDLVFSLDSVITAVGMTSNMLVIIAAVVLSFGLLLFAAKYIFAFVNRHPTVKMLALSFLLLIGAFLIAEGFGFHIEKAFIYGPMVFAVLVEVLNLAYARNKAKRRGKEVEPVHLHDTLTPADADPAAATEAR, encoded by the coding sequence ATGGACTTCTCTTTCGAATTCACGCCCGATCTCATCGCGATCTTCCTCACGCTCTTCGTGCTCGAGATCGTGCTGGGCGTCGACAACGTCATCTTCATCTCGATCCTCGCCGCGAAGCTGCCGCCCGAGCAGCAGGCGAAGGCCCGCAACCTCGGCCTCACGCTCGCGATGGTGATGCGCATCGGCCTGGTGCTGCTCGCCGGCTGGATCATCACGCTCAACAACGACCTCTTCACCGTCTTCGGGATGGGGTTCTCGGGCCGTGAGCTGATCCTCATCGGCGGCGGCGGCTTCCTCATCTACAAGGCCGTGCATGAGATCCACCTGAAGCTCGAGGGCGAGGAGGAGCATGCCTCCAGCGCGGTGAAGGCGACGTTCGGCGCCGTCCTCACGCAGATCCTGCTCATGGACCTGGTGTTCTCGCTCGACTCGGTCATCACCGCCGTCGGCATGACGAGCAACATGCTCGTGATCATCGCCGCGGTCGTGCTGTCGTTCGGACTCCTGCTGTTCGCGGCGAAGTACATCTTCGCGTTCGTGAACCGCCACCCGACGGTGAAGATGCTGGCACTGTCGTTCCTGCTGCTGATCGGCGCGTTCCTGATCGCCGAGGGCTTCGGCTTCCACATCGAGAAGGCCTTCATCTACGGACCGATGGTGTTCGCGGTGCTCGTCGAGGTGCTGAACCTCGCCTACGCGCGCAACAAGGCGAAGCGCCGCGGCAAGGAGGT
- a CDS encoding cytosine permease, with product MTTTASRPEAIVPEPNDAQPVRIDTDYPLTRVPLSARQGWFGVLVVVAGFLFFTPTMVTGGAVAGAFGFAGFVGIAIVASIVLALYVATLGAVSARTGLSTVLLARLVLGRIGGKWASIVLGGTQIGWYGITVGIFANLLATALGWDVTWPLAVLGGLLMATTAYWGFKGIEILSWVSVPLMLGLCFWVMGLSVGEVGGWANLWATEGDASIAPGMALTMMIGTFISGGTQIGNWTRFSKKAGTAFLTCLGVVVLIEFGLLFFGGIGAIAFAEPDFTNLLLGLGLALLAVFMLVFNLWTTNDNAAYAFGVAGAELFGVANKRPFIIGGVVIGIALAVTNAADAMTGFLVLLGTVIPPLGGAVIGTFLFTWRLRDPGTHLGTVPAFQWPGIAAYFAGTAAAFFGSLTGIGSPALQGIIVAILAVPVANAIARAVRKPVATETAA from the coding sequence ATGACCACCACCGCCAGCAGGCCCGAGGCGATCGTCCCCGAGCCGAACGATGCGCAGCCCGTGCGCATCGACACCGACTACCCGTTGACGCGCGTGCCGCTCTCCGCCCGCCAGGGCTGGTTCGGCGTGCTCGTCGTCGTCGCAGGCTTCCTCTTCTTCACGCCCACCATGGTCACCGGCGGCGCCGTCGCCGGTGCCTTCGGCTTCGCCGGCTTCGTCGGCATCGCGATCGTCGCCTCGATCGTGCTCGCGCTCTACGTCGCCACGCTCGGCGCCGTGAGCGCCCGCACGGGCCTGTCGACCGTGCTGCTCGCCCGCCTCGTCCTGGGCCGCATCGGCGGCAAGTGGGCGTCGATCGTGCTCGGCGGCACGCAGATCGGCTGGTACGGCATCACGGTCGGCATCTTCGCGAACCTGCTCGCGACCGCGCTCGGCTGGGACGTCACGTGGCCGCTGGCCGTCTTAGGCGGCCTGCTGATGGCGACGACTGCCTACTGGGGCTTCAAGGGCATCGAGATCCTCTCGTGGGTGTCGGTGCCGCTCATGCTCGGACTCTGCTTCTGGGTGATGGGGCTCTCGGTCGGTGAGGTCGGCGGCTGGGCCAACCTGTGGGCCACCGAGGGCGATGCCTCCATCGCACCCGGGATGGCGCTCACCATGATGATCGGCACCTTCATCTCCGGTGGCACGCAGATCGGCAACTGGACTCGCTTCTCGAAGAAGGCGGGAACCGCGTTCCTCACGTGCCTCGGCGTCGTCGTGCTGATCGAGTTCGGCCTGCTGTTCTTCGGCGGGATCGGCGCGATCGCGTTCGCCGAGCCCGACTTCACCAACCTGCTGCTCGGTCTCGGGCTGGCACTGCTCGCGGTCTTCATGCTGGTCTTCAACCTCTGGACGACGAACGACAACGCGGCCTACGCCTTCGGCGTCGCGGGTGCCGAGCTCTTCGGTGTCGCGAACAAGCGCCCCTTCATCATCGGCGGCGTCGTGATCGGCATCGCCCTCGCGGTCACGAACGCTGCGGATGCGATGACCGGCTTCCTCGTGCTGCTCGGCACCGTGATCCCGCCGCTCGGCGGCGCGGTGATCGGCACGTTCCTGTTCACGTGGCGGCTGCGGGATCCCGGCACCCACCTCGGCACGGTGCCCGCGTTCCAGTGGCCCGGCATCGCCGCCTACTTCGCCGGCACCGCCGCGGCGTTCTTCGGATCGCTCACCGGCATCGGCAGCCCCGCGCTGCAGGGCATCATCGTGGCCATCCTCGCGGTGCCCGTCGCCAACGCCATCGCCCGCGCCGTCCGCAAGCCCGTCGCGACCGAAACGGCCGCCTGA
- a CDS encoding PucR family transcriptional regulator: MDAPATASARIAVADALAWDGIDLRLVGSRVGLDRGIRWAITTELLDPSPYLQGGELVLTTGMSLRTPRDCTAFVAAIAPTGPAAVGFAIGAGADAVPDALVAAANRAGLAVLVVPPSVAFVAITERIAAERARFDAMVSERHSVGALIDAVRRGLASAAVLLPLLEAVGGEEWSVTASRAEVVPERGATLVGTVGDLTIAILRPYDLEQALASAGGAAGWSGPADVRGLVGAIREAIVAHRLGLRSGAVTGPRELASWEGLLQRLTDEQLAPFRSHVLAPLAAYDQRHHARLIETIEAFVAHDASVQATAAALFVHANTVRKRLARVQAVAGLDAFVAADRIALAIALASRR; the protein is encoded by the coding sequence ATGGACGCCCCGGCCACCGCATCCGCTCGCATCGCGGTCGCGGACGCGCTCGCCTGGGACGGCATCGACCTGCGGCTCGTCGGCAGCCGGGTGGGGCTCGACCGCGGCATCCGCTGGGCGATCACGACCGAGCTGCTCGATCCGAGCCCCTACCTGCAGGGCGGCGAGCTCGTGCTGACGACCGGGATGTCGCTGCGCACCCCCCGCGACTGCACGGCCTTCGTCGCCGCGATCGCGCCAACCGGTCCGGCGGCGGTGGGCTTCGCGATCGGCGCGGGGGCAGACGCCGTGCCCGATGCGCTGGTCGCGGCGGCGAACCGCGCTGGCCTGGCGGTGCTCGTCGTGCCGCCCTCGGTCGCGTTCGTCGCGATCACCGAGCGGATCGCCGCCGAGAGAGCGCGCTTCGACGCCATGGTGAGTGAGCGGCACTCGGTCGGCGCGCTCATCGACGCAGTCCGCCGCGGGCTCGCGAGCGCCGCGGTGCTCCTGCCGCTGCTGGAGGCCGTGGGCGGCGAGGAGTGGTCGGTCACCGCGAGCCGCGCCGAGGTCGTGCCCGAACGCGGCGCGACGCTCGTCGGCACGGTCGGGGATCTCACCATCGCGATCCTGCGGCCCTACGACCTCGAGCAGGCGCTCGCATCGGCCGGCGGCGCAGCGGGGTGGAGCGGACCGGCCGATGTGCGCGGCCTCGTCGGAGCGATCCGTGAGGCGATCGTGGCGCACCGGCTCGGCCTCCGCAGCGGCGCGGTGACCGGCCCGCGCGAGCTCGCATCATGGGAGGGGCTGCTGCAGCGCCTCACCGACGAGCAGCTCGCTCCCTTCCGCTCGCACGTGCTGGCGCCGCTCGCGGCCTACGACCAGCGGCACCACGCGCGGCTGATCGAGACGATCGAGGCGTTCGTCGCCCATGACGCATCGGTGCAGGCGACCGCGGCCGCGCTGTTCGTGCACGCGAACACCGTGCGCAAGCGGCTCGCGCGGGTGCAGGCCGTGGCCGGGCTCGACGCGTTCGTCGCCGCCGATCGCATCGCGCTCGCGATCGCGCTCGCGAGCAGGCGGTGA